One part of the Micrococcus sp. 2A genome encodes these proteins:
- a CDS encoding class I SAM-dependent methyltransferase — MTQSTPDGPAMELPDFRPSGNQGVDPALYEIENAAMDREGALWAALQEAAPWAGRTLLDLGAGTGFWLPRYADAAETIAVEPDARLLGAARARPGGARVLYGSTERIPLPEASVDVVHARFAYFFPHPRWDVRPGLDEVTRVLRPGGALVVIDNDTERGQFAELLRASTNAAAQGEDTYAREWWAGVGAETREVMSSWTFDSRADLEAVLRLEFERGVAEAWLAEHPAATSLSYGYLLHVWR; from the coding sequence ATGACGCAGAGCACACCGGACGGACCGGCCATGGAGCTGCCCGACTTCCGTCCCTCAGGCAACCAGGGCGTGGACCCGGCGCTGTACGAGATCGAGAACGCGGCCATGGACCGTGAGGGCGCCCTCTGGGCGGCGCTGCAGGAGGCGGCGCCTTGGGCCGGGCGGACGCTGCTCGACCTCGGTGCGGGCACCGGCTTCTGGCTGCCCCGCTACGCCGACGCGGCCGAGACGATCGCCGTCGAGCCGGACGCGCGCCTGCTGGGGGCCGCCCGCGCCCGCCCCGGCGGGGCTCGCGTGCTGTACGGCTCGACCGAGCGGATCCCGCTGCCGGAGGCGAGCGTCGACGTCGTGCATGCCCGGTTCGCGTACTTCTTCCCGCACCCGCGCTGGGACGTCCGACCCGGCCTGGACGAGGTCACCCGGGTGCTGCGGCCCGGCGGCGCACTCGTGGTGATCGACAACGACACCGAGCGCGGCCAGTTCGCCGAGCTGCTGCGGGCGAGCACGAACGCCGCGGCGCAGGGCGAGGACACGTACGCGCGCGAGTGGTGGGCCGGCGTCGGGGCCGAGACCCGCGAAGTCATGAGCTCGTGGACCTTCGACTCCCGCGCCGACCTCGAGGCCGTCCTGCGGCTGGAGTTCGAGCGAGGGGTCGCCGAAGCGTGGCTCGCCGAGCACCCCGCAGCGACGTCACTGAGCTACGGCTACCTGCTCCACGTGTGGCGGTGA
- a CDS encoding GNAT family N-acetyltransferase codes for MIPQPTARLTFRCMTDADLDDMCRLLGDAQVMRYYPRAKSRDEVQRWITWSKDNYAKHGFGLWVIEHRATGDFIGDCGLTWQNVDGQEVLEVGYHVLPEHQGQGLATEGASACLRYGFETLDATMVTAIINPDNTASRRVAERIGMTVWKSTRDPRGAPIVVYSSHGHEA; via the coding sequence GTGATCCCGCAACCCACAGCCCGACTCACGTTCCGGTGCATGACCGACGCTGACCTCGACGACATGTGCAGGCTCCTCGGAGACGCGCAGGTCATGCGCTACTACCCGCGGGCCAAGTCGCGCGATGAGGTGCAGCGGTGGATCACCTGGTCGAAGGACAACTACGCCAAGCATGGGTTCGGCCTGTGGGTCATCGAACACCGGGCCACCGGCGACTTCATCGGTGACTGCGGCCTGACCTGGCAGAACGTCGACGGCCAAGAGGTCCTCGAGGTCGGCTACCACGTCCTGCCCGAACACCAGGGACAGGGACTGGCAACCGAGGGGGCCTCTGCCTGCCTGCGATACGGGTTCGAGACCCTGGACGCAACGATGGTCACCGCGATCATCAACCCCGACAACACGGCTTCCCGTCGCGTGGCCGAACGAATCGGCATGACCGTGTGGAAGAGCACGCGTGATCCCAGGGGAGCGCCGATCGTGGTCTACAGCAGCCACGGCCACGAGGCATGA
- a CDS encoding PLP-dependent transferase: MPRHATQQVHAGYEPAAPHRPVVPPIHQTTAFRFPDHATAASMFRLETPGFTYSRTGNPTVAVFENRLAALEGGIGAIATATGQAAVALSLLALLQGGKHLVASSQLYGGTVDLLTDTFADFGIEVTFADPADPPAWAAAVRPDTRAFFLEAITNPLATLPDLPALADLAHAAGVPVVVDSTLATPALYRPLEHGADVVVHSATKFLGGHGAVLGGAIVDGGTFDYGAAPDRWPQLARPKARYGGQTLVERHGRGAYLTLARSKFLHDLGPTLAPASAAQFIQGLETLDLRVARHTATALAVAEHLAGHPAVARVHHPGVAGHSSAALAARDFPDGVGSVFSFDLACGPEAVAPFLDALELFQLVVNVGDARSLVSHPATMTHCRLTRQQREAAGIAETTVRLSIGLECPDDLIADLDRALAVVTAAGPAVPAATPAVPETAAVTQEVR, from the coding sequence ATGCCCCGTCACGCCACACAGCAAGTCCACGCCGGCTACGAGCCCGCCGCGCCCCACCGGCCGGTCGTCCCGCCCATCCACCAGACCACGGCGTTCCGTTTCCCGGACCACGCCACGGCGGCATCGATGTTCCGGCTCGAGACCCCCGGCTTCACCTACAGCCGCACGGGCAACCCGACCGTCGCGGTGTTCGAGAACCGCCTCGCCGCGCTGGAGGGCGGCATCGGTGCGATCGCCACGGCCACCGGCCAGGCCGCCGTCGCGCTGTCCCTGCTGGCGCTGCTGCAGGGCGGCAAGCACCTGGTCGCCTCCAGCCAGCTGTACGGGGGCACCGTCGACCTGCTGACGGACACGTTCGCGGACTTCGGCATCGAGGTCACCTTCGCGGACCCGGCGGACCCGCCCGCGTGGGCGGCCGCGGTCCGGCCCGACACCCGCGCGTTCTTCCTCGAGGCCATCACCAACCCGCTCGCCACCCTCCCGGACCTGCCCGCGCTCGCGGACCTCGCCCACGCGGCCGGGGTGCCCGTGGTGGTGGACAGCACCCTCGCGACGCCGGCCCTCTACCGGCCGCTGGAGCACGGCGCCGACGTCGTCGTGCACTCGGCCACCAAGTTCCTCGGCGGGCACGGCGCGGTGCTCGGCGGCGCGATCGTGGACGGCGGCACGTTCGACTACGGCGCGGCGCCCGACCGGTGGCCGCAGCTGGCCCGGCCCAAGGCCCGCTACGGCGGGCAGACGCTGGTCGAGCGGCACGGCCGCGGCGCCTACCTGACGCTGGCCCGCAGCAAGTTCCTGCACGACCTCGGCCCCACCCTCGCCCCCGCGAGCGCGGCGCAGTTCATCCAGGGGCTCGAGACCCTCGACCTGCGCGTGGCCCGCCACACCGCCACCGCCCTGGCCGTGGCCGAACACCTGGCCGGGCACCCCGCCGTCGCGCGGGTGCACCACCCCGGCGTGGCCGGGCATTCCAGCGCGGCGCTGGCCGCCCGCGACTTCCCGGACGGCGTCGGCTCGGTGTTCTCCTTCGACCTGGCCTGCGGCCCCGAGGCCGTGGCCCCGTTCCTCGACGCGCTCGAGCTGTTCCAGCTGGTGGTCAACGTCGGCGACGCCCGCTCCCTCGTCTCCCACCCGGCGACCATGACGCACTGTCGCCTGACGCGGCAGCAGCGCGAGGCCGCCGGGATCGCCGAGACCACCGTCCGGCTCTCCATCGGGCTGGAGTGTCCCGACGACCTGATCGCGGACCTGGACCGTGCCCTGGCCGTGGTGACCGCCGCCGGGCCGGCCGTCCCCGCCGCCACGCCCGCCGTCCCCGAGACCGCCGCCGTCACCCAGGAGGTGCGCTGA
- a CDS encoding VOC family protein, translating to MVTRPVLQQPVIDAVDIRSVAEFYRELLGLHYRAGDELADGREPDSAAWLVLLDDDGRRVLTFQRTDELQPSTWPSPEVPMQLHLDFTVPDRDSLDAAHDHALRLGGRLVLDRSDDEDEPLYVFADPAGHPFCVFVG from the coding sequence ATGGTCACCCGCCCTGTGCTCCAGCAGCCGGTGATCGACGCCGTCGACATCCGTTCCGTCGCGGAGTTCTACCGCGAACTCCTCGGCCTCCACTACCGCGCGGGCGACGAGCTCGCGGACGGCCGCGAGCCGGACAGCGCGGCCTGGCTCGTGCTGCTGGACGACGACGGCCGCCGCGTCCTGACATTCCAGCGCACCGATGAACTGCAGCCCAGCACGTGGCCGTCACCCGAGGTGCCGATGCAGCTGCACCTGGATTTCACCGTGCCGGACCGCGATTCCCTCGACGCGGCCCACGACCACGCGCTGCGCCTGGGCGGGCGCCTCGTCCTGGACCGCTCCGACGACGAGGACGAGCCCCTGTACGTGTTCGCGGACCCGGCCGGCCACCCCTTCTGCGTCTTCGTGGGGTGA
- a CDS encoding cystathionine gamma-synthase codes for MTAVHHTTRSVSRPAVRGFTTTAVHAGQEPDPLTGAVVPPIYQTSTFVQDGINVLRAGHEYSRGSNPTRNGFETQLAALEHGDRAFAFASGLAAEDALLRAVLRPGDHIVLGGDGYGGTHRLITTVLEPWGVSNTPVDITDPTAVAAAVRPGRTALLWVETPSNPLLGIADLAAWAQIAHDAGALLVVDNTFASPYLQRPLDLGADVVVHSTTKYIGGHSDVLGGAVVVADREFRGRALAEAVAYQQFAAGAVAGPQDSYLAARGLKTLGLRMDRHGANAASLAGWLQGRPEVAQVFYPGLPDHPGHALAARQMDGFGGIVSVRLAGGEAAARAFAEATELFALSVSLGGVESLLCYSSEMTHASVRGTPLAVPTDLVRLSVGIEDVADLQADLEAGLECAARVAAGRGAPSSSAVPRPATAHHRTTRARTPERTR; via the coding sequence ATGACCGCCGTCCACCACACCACCCGCTCCGTCTCCCGTCCCGCCGTCCGCGGCTTCACCACCACCGCCGTGCACGCCGGGCAGGAGCCCGACCCGCTGACCGGCGCCGTGGTGCCGCCGATCTACCAGACCAGCACCTTCGTGCAGGACGGCATCAACGTGCTGCGCGCCGGGCACGAGTACAGCCGCGGCTCCAACCCGACCCGGAACGGCTTCGAGACCCAGCTCGCCGCCCTCGAGCACGGCGACCGGGCGTTCGCGTTCGCCTCCGGGCTCGCCGCCGAGGACGCCCTCCTGCGGGCCGTGCTGCGCCCCGGCGACCACATCGTGCTGGGCGGTGACGGCTACGGCGGCACCCACCGCCTCATCACCACCGTCCTCGAGCCGTGGGGCGTGTCCAACACCCCCGTGGACATCACCGACCCGACGGCGGTCGCCGCGGCCGTCCGCCCCGGCCGCACCGCGCTGCTGTGGGTGGAGACGCCGTCCAACCCGCTGCTCGGCATCGCGGACCTGGCCGCCTGGGCGCAGATCGCCCACGACGCCGGCGCGCTGCTGGTCGTGGACAACACGTTCGCCTCGCCCTACCTCCAGCGGCCCCTCGACCTCGGCGCGGACGTCGTGGTGCACTCCACCACCAAGTACATCGGCGGGCACTCGGACGTGCTCGGCGGCGCCGTGGTGGTGGCCGACCGCGAGTTCCGCGGCCGGGCGCTGGCCGAGGCGGTGGCCTACCAGCAGTTCGCCGCCGGTGCGGTCGCCGGCCCGCAGGACTCCTACCTCGCCGCCCGCGGCCTCAAGACGCTCGGTCTGCGCATGGACCGGCACGGCGCCAACGCCGCCTCGCTCGCGGGCTGGCTGCAGGGCCGCCCCGAGGTCGCCCAGGTCTTCTACCCCGGGCTGCCCGACCACCCGGGCCACGCGCTCGCCGCGCGGCAGATGGACGGCTTCGGCGGCATCGTCTCCGTCCGGCTGGCCGGGGGAGAGGCCGCGGCCCGCGCGTTCGCCGAGGCCACCGAGCTGTTCGCGCTCTCGGTCAGCCTCGGCGGGGTCGAATCGCTGCTCTGCTACTCCTCCGAGATGACCCACGCCTCCGTGCGGGGCACGCCCCTGGCCGTCCCCACGGACCTGGTTCGGCTCTCCGTCGGCATCGAGGACGTGGCCGACCTGCAGGCGGACCTCGAGGCCGGCCTCGAGTGCGCCGCACGCGTCGCCGCCGGCCGCGGGGCGCCGTCGTCGTCCGCGGTGCCCCGTCCCGCCACCGCCCACCACCGCACCACCCGCGCCCGCACCCCGGAGAGGACCCGATGA
- a CDS encoding putative oxygenase MesX — protein MSHATLVPSTAPTRVDDLTFSIHTTPFDEDYTPAASTRATTNFANLARGADRRENLRAALAMIDGRLNDLAPWDNPERDRYTARIEIVSIDVHFTADDGADVDFPLMEMLDVRVIERATGAVLGRSVGNNFSSYVRDHDFSVVLPAHAATSLGTEEPDGFGDLHGRLFQHLLDSQAYRERFPQPPVICISVSTSRTYRRLTNEHPVLGVEYRQDEPSRTDRYFGRMGLGIRCFLPRGAVAPLAFYSRGDLLNDHANLSLAGLIATMETFQRIYRPEIYNANAGAGEVYRPRLDHGDFSQTRIAYDREERARLGREQGEYTQEHFVGPHRDLLERWAAAHAARDTEETR, from the coding sequence ATGAGCCACGCCACCCTTGTCCCGAGCACCGCGCCCACCCGCGTGGACGACCTGACGTTCAGCATCCACACCACGCCGTTCGACGAGGACTACACGCCCGCCGCCAGCACGCGCGCCACCACGAACTTCGCGAACCTCGCCCGCGGCGCGGACCGGCGGGAGAACCTGCGCGCCGCCCTGGCCATGATCGACGGGCGCCTCAACGACCTCGCCCCCTGGGACAACCCGGAGCGGGACCGCTACACGGCACGGATCGAGATCGTCTCGATCGACGTGCACTTCACCGCCGACGACGGCGCGGACGTCGACTTCCCGCTCATGGAGATGCTCGACGTGCGGGTGATCGAGCGCGCGACGGGCGCCGTGCTCGGCCGCAGTGTGGGGAACAACTTCTCCTCCTACGTCCGCGACCACGACTTCTCCGTGGTGCTGCCCGCGCACGCGGCGACGTCGCTGGGGACCGAGGAGCCCGACGGCTTCGGCGACCTGCACGGGCGGCTGTTCCAGCACCTGCTCGACTCGCAGGCGTACCGGGAGCGGTTCCCGCAGCCCCCCGTGATCTGCATCAGCGTGTCCACGAGCCGCACCTACCGGCGGCTGACGAACGAGCACCCCGTGCTCGGGGTCGAGTACCGCCAGGACGAACCCTCCCGCACGGACCGCTACTTCGGCCGGATGGGCCTGGGGATCCGGTGCTTCCTGCCGCGCGGGGCCGTGGCGCCGCTGGCGTTCTACTCGCGGGGCGACCTGCTCAACGACCACGCGAACCTCTCCCTGGCCGGGCTGATCGCCACCATGGAGACCTTCCAGCGGATCTACCGGCCGGAGATCTACAACGCGAACGCCGGGGCCGGCGAGGTCTACCGGCCGCGTCTGGACCACGGCGACTTCTCGCAGACCCGGATCGCCTACGACCGCGAGGAGCGGGCCCGCCTCGGCCGGGAGCAGGGGGAGTACACGCAGGAGCACTTCGTGGGCCCGCACCGCGACCTGCTGGAGCGCTGGGCCGCCGCCCACGCCGCACGAGACACCGAGGAGACCCGATGA